One Pyrofollis japonicus DNA window includes the following coding sequences:
- the sucD gene encoding succinate--CoA ligase subunit alpha, translating to MVILVDKDTRVIVQGITGKEGSFHTKLMLEYGTKIVAGVTPGKGGQEVHGVPVYDTVEEAVKNHGADASIVFVPARFAPDAVYEAVDAGIKVIVVITEHIPVHDTMRFVNYAKSKGSVIIGPNCPGIIAPGRTKIGIMPVTPFRPGNVAIISRSGTLTYEVAAAMTREGIGQSVAIGIGGDPIVGLDFVEALEMLEKDPETKAVVMIGEIGGDMEERVAAMYREGRFTKPIVAYIAGRTAPPGKRMGHAGAIISMGTGAYQDKVNALQKAGIPVAEMPYDIPRLLKELL from the coding sequence ATGGTAATACTCGTTGACAAGGATACAAGAGTCATAGTCCAAGGCATAACAGGCAAAGAAGGAAGCTTCCATACAAAACTCATGCTAGAATACGGCACGAAGATAGTTGCAGGCGTAACTCCAGGCAAGGGTGGACAAGAGGTACACGGTGTCCCGGTCTACGATACCGTCGAGGAGGCAGTGAAGAACCATGGAGCAGATGCAAGCATAGTATTCGTGCCGGCAAGGTTCGCGCCCGACGCCGTTTACGAGGCAGTAGACGCCGGAATAAAGGTAATAGTTGTAATAACGGAGCATATACCAGTTCACGACACAATGAGGTTCGTGAACTACGCTAAATCCAAGGGCTCAGTGATTATAGGGCCAAACTGCCCGGGAATAATAGCGCCGGGTCGAACAAAGATAGGAATAATGCCCGTAACACCATTCCGCCCAGGCAACGTAGCAATAATATCGAGAAGCGGCACCCTTACTTACGAAGTAGCTGCTGCCATGACAAGAGAGGGTATAGGGCAATCAGTGGCCATAGGTATAGGTGGAGACCCAATAGTAGGCCTAGACTTCGTTGAAGCACTTGAAATGCTCGAAAAGGACCCAGAGACTAAAGCAGTGGTTATGATAGGCGAGATTGGCGGCGACATGGAAGAGCGAGTAGCAGCCATGTATAGGGAAGGAAGATTCACGAAGCCCATAGTAGCCTACATAGCTGGCCGCACTGCACCTCCTGGTAAGAGGATGGGGCACGCCGGTGCGATAATATCAATGGGTACCGGTGCTTACCAAGACAAGGTAAACGCGCTTCAAAAAGCCGGGATACCCGTGGCCGAGATGCCTTACGACATACCAAGGCTCCTCAAAGAACTCTTGTAA
- the ileS gene encoding isoleucine--tRNA ligase — MRPKLGRSYDPLAVEKWVLEFWEKNKVYQLVKKKTWDEREGAPIFAFLEGPPTANGFMHVGHARGRTLKDVKLRYARMKGYRVWDQAGWDTQGLPVELEVEKKLGFKTKRDIEKYGVDRFIEECKKLVDYYIGHWEKASKRLGLWLDYEHAYQTRHPRYIETVWRFIKRAHERGLLYEGRRVVPRCPRCGTALSSHEVAQGYEEVDDPSVYFKLQLIDRPNTFLVAWTTTPWTIIANEMAAVHPDESYVVIDVGDEKWIVAEKRLEAFAKDVGLKSYKVVEKLKGKELEGLRYRHPLLEEVPYHKDHDVKPYHTVYAADWVTMEEGTGIVHAAPAHGPEDFELAAKVGVEVYTPLREDGYFGDEAGVFKTMWFEKAGEKVIEVLKNKGLLVHVGKYRHEYPFCWRCGTRLFYYASRQWFIKITDDLRKQMSSHVYSMRWAPSWAAKRMGDWVENAKDWCISRERYWGTPLPVWKCTSCGHVVVVGSLEELKKLAVDPSKVPDDPHRPAIDEVELRCPKCGGVMRREPFVVDVWMDSGVAHTAALAQYNWLHLWEKLFPYKWITEAADQTRGWFYTLLTTSTVWYDEKPYREVLLQGHVLDKYGKKMSKSKGNVIWALDWMEKHGADPMRIFLLSRAPWESINFDPDEVKRYQGYLNILWNSVKFADTYMELDKWSPVSPEKAELAAEDKWILYKLHEALQTVSKAIEEDNMHHAVKAIVDFVVEQVSHRYIPLIRPRVWEEEMTPSKNAAYATLYYVLKNALAMIAPITPFLAEYLYQAFVKKYEPHSPETVHLLEWPSVPGNILDEKTYRAVEELLEASEKILAARSEKKLKRRWPLRRAAIIVKNDELRSAVEESKSVLERFANIKSVEVVSNNPDWAEAALRIETDDLVVYTDMELDKETLLEGLAREVVRRAQVLRKELDLPVDHVAEKLLVYATGDLREAVVKHMEFIKREVRVKEVEILDEAPKEAKKWRIEGNELALVLRP, encoded by the coding sequence GTGCGCCCAAAGCTTGGAAGAAGCTATGATCCCTTAGCTGTTGAGAAATGGGTTCTCGAGTTCTGGGAGAAGAACAAAGTCTATCAGCTTGTCAAGAAGAAGACCTGGGATGAGAGAGAAGGGGCCCCGATATTCGCGTTCTTAGAGGGCCCTCCCACCGCTAATGGCTTTATGCATGTCGGCCACGCCCGGGGCCGAACGCTGAAGGACGTCAAGCTCCGATATGCTAGGATGAAGGGTTATCGCGTCTGGGATCAGGCTGGCTGGGATACACAAGGATTACCGGTTGAGCTAGAGGTTGAGAAGAAGCTTGGCTTCAAGACGAAGCGCGACATTGAGAAATACGGTGTAGATAGGTTCATAGAGGAGTGCAAGAAGCTCGTAGACTACTATATAGGGCACTGGGAGAAGGCCAGCAAGAGACTAGGCCTCTGGCTGGACTATGAGCATGCTTACCAGACGCGGCATCCCCGCTATATAGAGACAGTATGGAGATTCATAAAGCGCGCTCATGAGCGTGGCTTGCTCTATGAGGGGCGCCGCGTTGTACCAAGGTGTCCTCGCTGCGGCACAGCTCTCAGCAGCCACGAGGTTGCACAGGGCTATGAGGAAGTAGATGATCCTAGCGTTTACTTTAAGCTACAACTCATAGATAGGCCTAACACGTTCCTCGTTGCGTGGACGACAACACCCTGGACTATAATAGCTAACGAGATGGCTGCAGTGCACCCCGATGAGTCATACGTTGTCATAGACGTTGGCGACGAGAAGTGGATAGTCGCAGAGAAGAGGCTCGAAGCATTTGCCAAGGATGTGGGGCTTAAGAGCTACAAGGTTGTCGAGAAGCTAAAAGGTAAGGAACTGGAGGGGCTTCGGTATCGTCATCCACTCCTCGAAGAGGTCCCCTATCATAAGGATCACGATGTGAAGCCCTATCACACGGTTTATGCAGCTGACTGGGTTACAATGGAGGAAGGTACTGGAATCGTTCACGCCGCGCCAGCCCACGGCCCAGAGGACTTCGAGCTTGCCGCAAAGGTCGGCGTAGAGGTCTATACGCCTCTACGAGAGGACGGCTACTTTGGCGACGAGGCGGGAGTATTTAAGACAATGTGGTTTGAGAAGGCAGGCGAAAAAGTAATCGAGGTACTGAAGAACAAGGGGCTCCTAGTCCATGTAGGAAAGTATCGCCACGAGTACCCGTTCTGCTGGCGCTGTGGAACGAGGCTCTTCTACTATGCTTCGAGGCAGTGGTTCATAAAGATAACCGATGACCTCAGGAAGCAGATGAGCAGCCACGTTTACTCAATGAGATGGGCTCCGAGCTGGGCTGCTAAGAGGATGGGAGACTGGGTTGAGAACGCCAAGGACTGGTGTATAAGCAGGGAGAGATACTGGGGCACACCGCTACCAGTGTGGAAGTGTACTAGCTGCGGCCACGTAGTCGTCGTAGGAAGCCTCGAGGAGCTAAAGAAGCTTGCAGTAGACCCGTCCAAGGTGCCGGATGACCCCCACCGGCCAGCCATAGACGAGGTAGAGCTTCGCTGCCCCAAGTGCGGAGGAGTAATGAGGAGGGAGCCCTTCGTCGTCGATGTGTGGATGGATAGCGGTGTAGCGCACACCGCTGCGCTTGCACAGTACAATTGGCTCCACTTATGGGAGAAACTCTTCCCGTACAAGTGGATAACCGAGGCAGCCGATCAGACACGCGGCTGGTTCTACACCCTGCTTACAACAAGCACTGTATGGTACGATGAGAAGCCTTATCGTGAGGTACTGCTCCAGGGACACGTGCTAGACAAGTATGGTAAGAAGATGAGCAAGAGCAAAGGCAACGTGATATGGGCTCTCGACTGGATGGAGAAGCATGGAGCAGACCCGATGAGAATATTCCTTCTGAGCAGGGCGCCATGGGAGAGCATAAACTTTGACCCAGACGAGGTGAAAAGATATCAGGGCTACCTGAACATCCTCTGGAACAGCGTCAAGTTCGCAGACACCTATATGGAGCTCGACAAGTGGAGCCCCGTGAGCCCCGAGAAAGCTGAGCTAGCCGCCGAGGACAAATGGATACTCTACAAGCTCCACGAAGCACTCCAAACCGTGTCCAAGGCGATAGAGGAGGACAACATGCACCACGCCGTCAAAGCCATAGTCGATTTCGTTGTTGAGCAGGTTAGCCACCGCTACATACCGCTAATAAGGCCACGCGTCTGGGAAGAGGAGATGACACCGAGCAAGAACGCGGCCTACGCGACCCTCTACTATGTGCTTAAGAATGCTCTAGCAATGATCGCACCCATTACACCGTTCCTAGCAGAGTATCTTTACCAAGCATTCGTAAAGAAGTACGAGCCCCATAGCCCGGAGACAGTACACTTACTCGAATGGCCCAGCGTCCCCGGCAACATCCTAGACGAGAAGACGTATCGTGCTGTAGAAGAGCTGCTAGAGGCATCCGAGAAAATACTCGCAGCTAGAAGCGAGAAAAAGCTCAAGAGAAGATGGCCCCTACGCCGAGCAGCCATAATCGTGAAGAACGATGAGCTGAGAAGCGCCGTAGAAGAGTCCAAGAGCGTGCTAGAGCGCTTCGCAAACATAAAGTCAGTCGAAGTAGTCAGCAACAACCCCGACTGGGCCGAGGCAGCGCTCCGAATAGAAACCGACGACCTCGTGGTCTATACCGACATGGAGCTAGACAAAGAAACCCTCCTAGAGGGGCTCGCCCGCGAAGTCGTAAGGAGGGCGCAAGTGCTCCGAAAAGAACTAGACCTGCCAGTAGACCATGTAGCTGAGAAGCTACTAGTATACGCTACCGGCGACTTACGAGAAGCAGTTGTGAAGCACATGGAGTTCATCAAGCGGGAGGTAAGGGTCAAGGAAGTAGAAATCCTAGACGAGGCGCCAAAGGAGGCCAAGAAGTGGAGAATAGAAGGTAACGAACTCGCACTAGTATTGAGGCCATAG
- a CDS encoding NUDIX hydrolase, translating into MKPYGPVVGVGALVVRNCGGSELEILLVKRKYKPFAGMWSIPGGHVEPGEPLLDAAKRELLEETGIEAEPLGIIHVHEVVAEGSKGVTHYVLIDVLMGYRGGEPRAGSDALEARFVPYSEALSLELTPSARAFLEKLLELLEKKCMIEPLRTVEKT; encoded by the coding sequence TTGAAGCCTTATGGCCCAGTTGTAGGTGTTGGAGCCCTAGTAGTTCGTAACTGTGGAGGAAGCGAGCTGGAAATCCTCCTTGTCAAAAGGAAATACAAGCCGTTCGCTGGTATGTGGAGCATACCAGGCGGGCACGTGGAGCCAGGAGAGCCGCTGCTGGATGCTGCTAAGAGGGAGCTCTTAGAAGAAACGGGTATTGAAGCAGAGCCCCTGGGCATCATACATGTCCATGAAGTGGTTGCCGAGGGCTCTAAGGGAGTAACCCATTACGTATTAATCGATGTACTAATGGGTTATCGTGGCGGAGAACCACGTGCAGGAAGCGATGCACTAGAAGCCCGGTTCGTGCCCTACAGTGAGGCACTCAGCCTAGAACTAACGCCGAGCGCCCGGGCTTTCTTGGAGAAGCTTCTTGAGCTACTAGAGAAGAAATGCATGATAGAGCCGCTGAGAACCGTGGAGAAAACATGA
- a CDS encoding cation transporter has translation MFEAGLRRAATETGYYAAATRVLRGKLLLVIVFSVLGFLFKMLGALLYGSRALLVDALTCIGNMFSLVIVIHYLIVSSLPPDSDHPFGHLRLRYGGVIAVLAVYMFIAGFSAATLYFSRGGYVVEEESTYLAVVGGLFYAFAVLFSKGLDEAIRVYAGFTSAELVETLVDIPSTWFGHVLGYVYDLAGAMVILGFLFYEALETYRKLVVNIADVSPPKRVYDEVKREAELRGLVPVRIRLRMIDEKTCSGDMIVKPLKGIRPDIADLLADEVQEVLRQRGCEVVIHVDYAGQRPSKIHEMPRKLENL, from the coding sequence GTGTTTGAGGCCGGGCTGAGGAGAGCAGCGACAGAGACCGGGTACTACGCGGCTGCTACTAGGGTTCTTCGTGGCAAGCTTTTACTAGTGATTGTCTTCTCCGTCTTGGGTTTTCTCTTTAAAATGCTTGGCGCGCTGCTGTATGGTAGCCGTGCACTCCTTGTTGATGCCCTCACTTGTATAGGGAATATGTTCTCGCTCGTCATTGTTATCCACTACCTCATAGTTTCGAGCCTGCCGCCGGATAGTGACCACCCATTTGGCCATTTGAGGCTAAGGTATGGAGGAGTGATAGCCGTTCTCGCAGTCTACATGTTTATAGCAGGCTTCTCCGCGGCGACCTTGTACTTCAGCAGAGGAGGCTATGTTGTAGAGGAGGAGAGCACTTACTTGGCTGTCGTGGGTGGATTATTTTACGCGTTCGCGGTTCTATTCTCAAAGGGCCTTGACGAGGCCATACGCGTGTATGCTGGATTCACGTCAGCGGAGCTAGTAGAGACCCTAGTGGATATACCCAGTACATGGTTTGGCCACGTCCTTGGATATGTCTACGACCTTGCTGGGGCCATGGTTATACTCGGGTTTCTCTTCTACGAGGCACTCGAGACGTATAGGAAGCTCGTAGTAAATATTGCTGATGTTAGTCCCCCTAAGCGGGTCTATGACGAGGTAAAGAGGGAAGCCGAGCTGAGAGGCTTGGTCCCCGTACGGATAAGGCTTAGAATGATTGATGAGAAAACATGTAGTGGCGACATGATTGTCAAGCCCCTTAAGGGGATTAGGCCAGATATTGCCGATCTCCTAGCAGACGAGGTTCAAGAAGTGCTCCGGCAGCGTGGCTGCGAAGTAGTCATCCATGTCGACTATGCTGGTCAGCGGCCGAGCAAGATACATGAAATGCCCAGGAAGCTCGAGAACTTATAA
- the tatA gene encoding twin-arginine translocase TatA/TatE family subunit translates to MPLHYPVVKGQFEFLNGFEWVIILLVILLIFGPSKLPQLARGLGQAIHEFRKASQGLIDEGESRKEKREEISRELDEETLRKLAEKLGIENADKMDKEELAKNVLIKAKEKGLIKEEIAAKK, encoded by the coding sequence CTGCCACTCCACTACCCGGTGGTCAAGGGTCAGTTCGAGTTCCTCAACGGCTTTGAATGGGTAATCATATTACTGGTAATATTGCTGATATTTGGGCCGAGTAAGCTACCTCAGCTGGCCCGCGGCCTCGGCCAAGCAATACACGAGTTCCGCAAAGCCTCGCAGGGCCTCATAGATGAGGGAGAATCGAGGAAAGAGAAAAGAGAGGAAATCTCTAGAGAGCTAGACGAGGAGACCCTAAGGAAGCTTGCGGAGAAGCTGGGGATAGAGAACGCCGACAAGATGGATAAGGAAGAACTGGCGAAAAACGTACTAATAAAGGCCAAGGAGAAGGGTCTCATAAAGGAGGAAATCGCTGCCAAGAAGTAA
- a CDS encoding MFS transporter translates to MYEDYRIQVALLILDLPASIPVLILSYTLFMLGFLFGQPSRSTLMAKSVPRQRLGYYVSITTSAFAASRILGPYISGLLVVKTSYQLAFGVLAVVALLGAVLFHIYSVEPGKESCNNMYSRISKAYQRLLRPYPELRRFYLFLIFDRVAWSLWFPLLSGQLKDAGYREDMIGLFYTAQSATMSATSMVWGKLADRIGFLVIAVSEFLGALALAFIYLMKPWIFPLVGLALVGLSIAAWVPSYNRTIAVLARGESLGEAYASANAVRSIAGAAPPILGGLIYDELGSLSLYGLAVVLLVGAGIYALYFAERIEQGRGKQ, encoded by the coding sequence ATATATGAGGACTATCGGATACAGGTTGCACTCCTCATCCTAGACCTGCCGGCCTCGATACCTGTACTCATTCTATCCTATACCCTGTTCATGCTTGGCTTCCTCTTCGGCCAACCCTCGCGCTCAACGCTGATGGCGAAGAGTGTTCCTCGTCAAAGGCTGGGCTACTATGTATCAATAACCACTTCTGCTTTTGCTGCCTCGCGTATACTTGGACCATATATCTCCGGCCTCCTTGTGGTCAAGACAAGTTATCAGCTAGCCTTCGGCGTCTTAGCCGTTGTGGCCCTCCTAGGAGCGGTGTTATTTCACATATACTCTGTTGAGCCGGGGAAAGAGAGTTGCAACAACATGTATTCAAGGATCAGTAAAGCGTACCAACGCCTCTTGCGGCCATACCCTGAGCTTAGGAGATTCTACCTCTTCCTCATATTTGATAGGGTCGCATGGAGCCTCTGGTTCCCGCTCCTCAGCGGCCAGCTAAAGGACGCCGGGTACCGCGAAGACATGATAGGGCTGTTCTACACCGCTCAGTCAGCCACCATGAGTGCCACGAGCATGGTCTGGGGAAAACTGGCGGACCGCATAGGTTTCCTCGTCATTGCGGTCTCCGAGTTTCTTGGAGCCTTAGCCCTTGCTTTCATATACTTAATGAAGCCCTGGATATTCCCACTCGTAGGCCTAGCGCTGGTAGGGCTGAGCATAGCCGCATGGGTCCCCTCCTATAACCGGACAATAGCAGTACTAGCCCGTGGTGAAAGCCTCGGAGAAGCCTATGCGAGTGCAAACGCTGTTAGAAGCATAGCTGGCGCAGCACCACCAATACTCGGCGGCCTCATATATGATGAGCTAGGCTCATTATCGCTCTACGGGCTTGCAGTAGTTCTCCTCGTAGGGGCAGGAATATATGCGCTCTACTTCGCTGAGAGAATAGAGCAGGGAAGAGGAAAACAATAA
- a CDS encoding ABC transporter substrate-binding protein → MASRTGLITATVIVILIIIGVAAYYASKGGGKTTTTPATTTQPQTTQPATSTPQEVATTTSKPPATTTTPQTSTPPPATTTAPAKASTIIIGTTDKVTDLDPANAYDFFTWEVLTNTMDTLVKYKPGTDQIVPAIAEKWEVKNNGTVWIFHLRKDVKFCDGTPVTAKDVVRSIKRVMTIKGDPSWLVTSFVKDVKALDDYTVEFDLKHPTGFFLALLATPPYAVVSPKYPNDKIVSDATWGGAGPYCIKEFKRDEYLVLEANPYYYGEKPKTQKVIIRFYKDATTLRLALENGEIDIAWRTLRPNDYQELKQSGKFNVIEIPGTFIRYIVVNVKMEPTNNKLVRQAIAAAINRKQLAQIVFMGTMEPLYSLVPKGLWSHKDVFLEKYGDGNIELAKKLLQQAGYSKDHKLKLELWYTPTHYGDTEADLAQLIKQQLEATGMITVEIKSSEWATYVDQLRKGQMMLALLGWYPDYIDPDDFLTPFLHSEANKWTGSGYSNPEVDKLLDEAVQLTDQQARAKLYEKVQEILAEDVPIIPLLQGKLFIVTQKNVEGVKVGPTMLLPYYTIYKTTS, encoded by the coding sequence ATGGCGTCTCGTACAGGCTTGATAACCGCGACGGTAATAGTTATCCTCATCATAATCGGTGTTGCAGCATATTATGCTTCAAAGGGCGGAGGTAAGACAACCACCACACCCGCGACGACAACGCAGCCCCAAACCACGCAGCCAGCAACATCAACTCCACAAGAGGTGGCTACAACGACGAGCAAGCCTCCCGCAACAACAACGACACCTCAGACTTCAACGCCTCCACCAGCCACCACAACTGCTCCTGCAAAAGCATCAACGATAATAATAGGTACAACAGACAAGGTGACAGACCTTGACCCCGCTAACGCCTACGACTTCTTCACGTGGGAGGTACTAACGAACACTATGGACACGCTGGTCAAGTACAAGCCTGGAACAGACCAAATAGTTCCAGCAATAGCCGAGAAATGGGAAGTAAAGAACAACGGAACAGTATGGATATTCCATCTGAGGAAGGACGTTAAGTTCTGCGACGGTACACCCGTGACAGCCAAGGACGTAGTCAGGAGCATCAAGAGGGTTATGACGATAAAGGGTGACCCCTCGTGGCTAGTAACGAGCTTCGTAAAAGACGTTAAAGCGCTCGATGATTACACGGTTGAGTTCGACCTCAAGCATCCAACTGGCTTCTTCCTAGCACTGCTGGCCACCCCGCCCTACGCAGTTGTGAGCCCCAAGTATCCTAACGACAAGATAGTGAGCGACGCTACCTGGGGTGGCGCAGGCCCCTACTGTATAAAGGAGTTCAAGCGCGACGAGTACCTCGTATTGGAGGCGAACCCGTACTACTATGGAGAGAAGCCGAAGACGCAGAAAGTGATCATAAGGTTCTACAAGGATGCTACAACGCTTAGGCTGGCACTAGAGAATGGAGAAATCGATATCGCGTGGAGAACGCTCCGCCCCAATGACTACCAGGAGCTAAAGCAAAGCGGCAAGTTCAACGTAATAGAGATACCTGGTACCTTTATAAGATACATAGTCGTCAACGTCAAGATGGAGCCAACGAATAACAAGCTGGTAAGACAAGCAATTGCGGCAGCAATTAACAGGAAGCAGCTAGCACAAATAGTGTTCATGGGCACGATGGAGCCCCTCTACAGCCTAGTGCCGAAAGGGCTCTGGAGCCACAAAGACGTATTCCTCGAAAAGTACGGCGACGGCAACATAGAGCTAGCGAAGAAGCTCCTCCAGCAAGCAGGCTACAGCAAGGACCACAAGCTCAAACTAGAACTATGGTATACGCCAACACACTACGGTGACACAGAGGCCGACCTAGCACAGCTCATCAAGCAGCAGCTCGAAGCAACCGGCATGATAACCGTGGAGATCAAGAGCAGCGAGTGGGCAACATACGTAGACCAGCTACGCAAGGGCCAGATGATGCTCGCACTCCTAGGATGGTACCCAGACTACATAGACCCAGATGACTTCCTAACGCCATTCCTCCACAGTGAGGCCAACAAGTGGACTGGCAGCGGCTATAGCAACCCAGAAGTAGACAAGCTCCTCGACGAGGCTGTCCAGCTAACCGATCAGCAGGCTAGGGCAAAGCTCTACGAGAAAGTACAGGAAATACTGGCGGAGGACGTACCGATAATACCGCTCCTACAAGGCAAGCTCTTCATAGTGACTCAGAAGAACGTTGAAGGGGTAAAAGTAGGGCCAACGATGTTGTTACCATACTACACGATTTACAAGACAACAAGCTAA
- a CDS encoding ABC transporter permease: MGLARYVAVRAALIIPSVLILYTVAFIILRILPGNPILAVLGTKNIPPEQLAALEKQLGLDKPLYVQYFDYLWRALHGDFGQSLIVRGRPIAADLADRLPATIELAVAGLLVSLVLGLATGLVAGLRRDTKIDVAMRVYGALTYTLFIPWLGLLFQLVFAVWLHWLPVSGRIDPQVEVKTITGLYVLDSLLTGNWAALKSALAHIVLPALTLGIVLSGPYTRLLRNNLAVVLDSNFILAYRAHGVRERRITWHAFRNAIIPVVTYAGLQFALLLGGAVLTETTFDWPGIGTYLVDKIQYRDYPAIQAVILVFALIVGLISLIVDIIYAYIDPRIRY, from the coding sequence ATGGGGCTTGCGCGCTATGTCGCTGTAAGGGCTGCTTTAATTATTCCGAGCGTTCTCATCCTGTACACTGTGGCGTTTATCATTCTCCGCATACTGCCGGGGAACCCTATACTCGCCGTCCTTGGCACTAAGAATATTCCACCGGAACAGCTAGCTGCCTTAGAGAAGCAACTTGGGCTGGATAAGCCCCTTTACGTCCAGTACTTTGATTATTTGTGGAGAGCGCTTCACGGGGACTTTGGTCAAAGCCTAATTGTGCGCGGCCGCCCGATTGCCGCTGACCTCGCCGATCGCTTGCCAGCAACTATTGAGCTCGCTGTCGCGGGGCTGCTGGTAAGCCTGGTGCTAGGCCTCGCCACGGGCCTTGTGGCCGGGCTGCGCAGGGACACTAAGATAGACGTAGCTATGAGGGTTTACGGTGCCCTGACGTACACTCTCTTCATCCCGTGGCTTGGATTGTTGTTCCAGCTCGTCTTTGCTGTCTGGCTTCACTGGCTCCCCGTTAGCGGCAGGATTGATCCACAGGTAGAGGTCAAGACCATAACTGGGCTCTATGTCCTTGACTCGTTGCTGACCGGTAACTGGGCTGCTCTCAAGAGCGCCCTCGCTCACATAGTATTGCCGGCGCTGACCCTGGGCATAGTGCTTAGCGGGCCCTATACTAGGCTTCTCCGCAACAACCTCGCCGTAGTACTTGACTCCAACTTTATTCTCGCATACCGGGCACACGGTGTAAGGGAGAGGAGGATAACATGGCATGCTTTTAGAAACGCGATTATACCTGTTGTAACCTATGCTGGGCTCCAGTTCGCGCTCCTGCTCGGAGGAGCAGTGCTTACCGAGACAACGTTTGATTGGCCAGGCATAGGCACATATCTTGTCGACAAGATACAGTACCGCGACTACCCAGCGATACAGGCCGTTATACTTGTATTTGCCCTCATAGTTGGCCTAATAAGCCTCATAGTGGACATTATCTATGCGTACATTGATCCACGCATAAGGTATTAA
- a CDS encoding ABC transporter permease → MVEAITIIRERFLGSATSLLGELPPVARKLAIAGFIIVLAIVVMAVFAPFIAPYDPTKMVDTPLQPPSTKHLLGTDKLGRDVFSRIVYGGRIVLWVVALAIAISASIGIPLGLLSGYYGGRTDRALSMVMDAIYAFPSLILAIALAAVLGPSPVNAAIAISVVYIPTYFRMIRGQVLQVKATPFIESARALGLPSSRIMMKHILPHLLPTIMVVFSLSAADAVLTEAALSFLGLAVKPPTPDWGFDLYNAKAFIRSAPWLIMGPGIMITLLALGLALIGEGLGEKIRKTM, encoded by the coding sequence ATGGTTGAGGCAATAACTATTATCCGTGAACGCTTCCTCGGCTCCGCTACGAGCCTCCTGGGAGAGCTGCCGCCGGTTGCCAGGAAGCTGGCCATAGCTGGATTCATAATAGTGCTCGCGATAGTAGTAATGGCTGTCTTTGCGCCCTTCATCGCCCCCTATGATCCGACCAAAATGGTTGATACTCCTCTCCAGCCGCCGAGCACTAAGCATCTCTTGGGCACCGATAAGCTTGGGCGCGACGTGTTTTCAAGAATAGTGTATGGCGGGAGAATAGTTCTCTGGGTAGTCGCGCTGGCCATAGCGATAAGCGCCTCGATTGGGATCCCCCTGGGACTGCTTAGCGGCTACTACGGTGGAAGAACCGATAGGGCTCTCAGCATGGTAATGGACGCTATCTATGCGTTCCCGAGCCTTATACTCGCTATCGCTCTTGCAGCAGTACTTGGCCCGAGCCCTGTCAACGCAGCAATAGCTATCTCGGTCGTCTACATACCAACTTATTTCAGGATGATAAGGGGGCAAGTACTGCAGGTCAAGGCAACGCCGTTCATAGAGAGCGCTAGGGCGCTTGGCCTCCCCTCGTCAAGGATAATGATGAAGCACATCCTGCCACACCTATTGCCGACAATAATGGTCGTGTTCAGCCTTAGCGCGGCTGACGCCGTGTTAACTGAGGCGGCGCTGAGCTTCCTCGGGCTAGCAGTGAAGCCTCCTACACCGGACTGGGGCTTCGACCTCTACAACGCTAAGGCCTTCATAAGGAGTGCGCCCTGGCTCATAATGGGGCCGGGCATAATGATAACCTTGCTCGCCCTAGGCCTTGCCCTCATAGGTGAGGGCCTCGGAGAAAAGATAAGGAAAACAATGTAG